Sequence from the Flavobacterium sp. J372 genome:
CAATGGCTCGCCGGACCCCTGCTAATATTGAAAGTATAGAAGTTATAAAAGGCCCATCGGGTACGCTATTTGGCAGCAGCCTAATATCATATGGCGGCCTTATCAATGTTAACACCAAAAGGCCTTTCAGCACTTTCGGTGGCAATATAAATTATTCAGGCGGTACTTATGGCCTTAACCGCTTTGCAGTAGATGTAAATACATCTCTTGGCGCCGAAAAAAGGTGGCAGTAAGGCTTAACGCTGCCCAGCACACAGAAAACAGCTACCAGGATGCAGGTTTCAGGAAGTCTTTATTTATTGCACCATCGCTAACTTACCAGGCTACAGACAAACTTTCGTTTTTTATAAACACAGAGTTTTTTGACGGACGCAGCACCAACCCTACAATGCTTTTCTTAGACAGGGGTATTGAGCTAAGGGTTAATGATATAAATGAATTTGGCTATGACCACAAGCGTTCTTACACAGGTAACGATCTGTATATAGATAATAATACCTTTAACCTGCAGGCGCAGATGAACTACCAGATATCTCCTGAATGGACATCGCAAACAGTAGTTTCAAAAACTTCAACAAAATCTGACGGATATTACTCTTATCTGTATGAAGTTTCGCAATTCACTACAGTAACTGAAGGTGTTGTTTTTGGCCGGTATATGAGCAAGCAAAATTCTGAAACTTATGGTACAGATATTCAGCAAAACTTTATTGGTGATTTCAGGATAGGCAATTTCAGGAACAGGGTTGTTGTAGGCTTTGACTATTTCAACCGTAACGTTGTAAACAACAGCAGTCCGTATGTGCCTAACGGTTACGTATATGTTGGCCGCAACCTTTCGCAATTTACAGATTTTATTACCGGGCAGGGCATTACACAGGCGGGCCAGTATGGAGATGATACAGGTATACTTACACAGGCAGGAACTGACGCATTGCTAGCCGACGGGCAAATAGCACCTTTAAAAACAAAAGAAGAAATTTTCAGTGCCTATGCCCAGGATGTGTTTAATATATTCGATAACCTTTCGGTTATGGCAAGCTTAAGGATTGACCGTTTTTCAAACAAAGGAAATGTTGTTACTGATCGCGATGATTTCCTTCAAACCGCGCTATCACCAAAATTTGGTATTATATTTCAGCCGGTGCTTGATAAGGTTGCCGTATTTGCAAACTATATGAATGGCTTTGTAAATGTTGCACCGGGCGAAGACAGGAATGCAGCAGGCGCGGTAACCCCAAGAACTTTCAAGCCTGAACAAGCCAACCAATTTGAAATTGGCACTAAACTGGACCTGTTTAGCAACAGGCTTACAGCAACCCTCAGTTACTACAATATTGAGGTAAGCGATATGGTATACCAGCTTTACAACGGCCCTGTTGAAGTTTCTAACATGCAAGATGGTAAACAACGCAGCAAAGGTTTTGAAGCCAGTATAATTGCAGTACCGCTAAACGGATGGAGCATACTTGCAGGGTACAGCTATAATGACAGTAAGCTATCTATGGGCGACCCATCTTTCGTAGGCTTCAGGCCGGAGAGTTCAGGGCCACGCAACCTGTTAAATTTCTGGACAAGCTATAAGTTTAGCCAGGGTGCGTTAAACGGATTTGGCCTTGGTTTTGGAGGTAATTACGCCAGTGAGAATAAGATATTCAACAGGAACGTAGGCTCTTTCACCCTGCCTGAATATGCTGTCTTCAATGCATCTGCTTTCTACACAATAAATGATTTCACACTTACCCTGAAACTTGACAACATAGGTAATGTAGAATATTATAAGGGGTGGTCAACCATCAACCCTCAAAGGTTAAGGGCATTTGCTGCAAGCCTTAGCTATAATTTTTAAACATTAAAATAAGCATCTTTTCTTCGGGGGAGATGCTTTACTTATACACCTGCCGAATGGTAAAAGACAAGAAAAAGAAAAAATCAAAATACTGGATCAGCAAGATCCACCTTTGGCTCGGACTTACATCCGGGCTCATTGTTTTAATGTTGTCAATAACCGGGTGTATTTATGCATTTAGCCAGGAAATAATAACCTGGCAAAGGCATGACGCTATTTATGTACCTCATGTAAAAGAGAAAAAATTGCCTGTTAGCGAGATTTGGAATAAAATGCACGCGGCAGTTGGTGACACGATTGACCTGGGCGATGCACATGTTTATAAAGATCCTGCACGCTCAGTGGAATTTCATTGCTATAAGGTAAATGAGAATACTGAATCAATTTGGTATTTTGATAAAATTGATTACTACTACCACATATATGTAGATCCGTATACAGGTAAAATCCTGGGTATTTATAACGAAGAAAAAGATTTTTTCAACATAGTGAAAATGCTGCACTGGAGCCTTTTGCTCACCGATGATATTGGCCAGCCAATTGTTGGTTACGCCACATTGATATTTGTTGTGATGCTTATTACCGGCATTATATTGTGGTGGCCTAAAAACAAAGCATCAAGGAAACAGCGCTTCAGGTTTATATGGAAAGATTCAACAAAATGGCGCCGGAAGAATTATGACATTCACAACATATTCGGTTTTTACATTTCTTTTATAGCCATAATTGTAGCCTTTACAGGTATGGTTTGGGCTTTTACATGGTTTAAGGCAATTGTGTATGTCGCCGGCGCCCAAAGCACAACACCACCCGTAGAAGTTATTAAAAAATCTGAAGCGCCCAAAGGTGATACCGATGTAGCGCTGGAAAAAGCTTATGCATATACGGTAAAAAACTTTAATGATGCGGCAGGCCTAAGCATTGGCAAACCCGCCGACCCTAAAGCAGCTATCGATGTGTATGTACAGCAATATCCGGGGCTGTATTATGTATACCATCACTTGCAGTTTGACCAGTACTCCGGAAAACTTCTCCATACAGAGCACCACAAAGAGCGGAACTTTGGCGAAAAATTGATTATGGCCAATTATGATGTACACGTGGGCGCCATACTTGGCATTCCCGGTAAAATAATTGCGTTCATAGCCAGTTTTATCTGCGGTATGCTGCCTGTTACAGGTTTCATTATCTGGTGGGGAAGAAAGAACAAAAAGGAGAAAAAGAATAAATTGAAAAAGGGGCTGTCTCAAAAGTGAGGCAGCCCTTACTTTTTAAACATAAGCGCCATGTTCAAGAGAGGTTTTATTGCTTCATGATATTCAGTGTTTCAATCCTGTCGGCAGCGCGCAGTTTTATCATATAATTTCCGTAAGCAAGTCCTGAAATATCAAGGCGCGTACCATTGCCGTCTATATCTCGTACTGTTACCTGCTGGCCCTGCATATTAAAGATCGCCCATTCATCAACAGGAGCATTAAATTCCAAATGCAGATAGTTATCACCCGGATTGATATATGCCGATGCCAGGGTATTTCCTGAAAGGGTTTCTGCTAACACCCCCTGCACTGCACTTATCTCATCAACATAAACATAGTAGTCAGTATTAAAAGCTGTTCCCGGTACGGCAGAAAATCTGAGGAAAAGCTGCTGGCCTTCGGGTACTTGCACATTTGCTGTCCTGTGTATGCAATCAGCTGTAGGTGTATAGTTTGATATATCTATCCTGTCAATTATTGCCCAGGGCCCATTTGCGCTAACACCCGTTTCAAGTGTTATGCGGCCAAAATCGGTATTTGGGAGCGCATACTGTGGTACCGCAGCATCATAGGCTAAAAGCCTGATATTGTATTGCAGCAGCGCATTGCTCCCGTCACTCACCCCAAGCGGAGCAGACACAGCTGTTATTGTCTTATTTTGGGAAATACTTTTGTTGACCCGCGCACGTATAGCGCCATTGCCTGAGCAATCTGCCACAGATGTTGTTTCAAAACCACTACCCGTCCAGCCTACGGCACCATTGGAAAAGTTTTCCTGATAGTCTATTTGTGCATTTGCTATCTGTATAACAACCAGCAAAATATATAATAACTTATTGTTGTATAAAGTGTTCATAGCTAAAGTTTTTATATTATAAAATTATCATTCAAATGCTAAAATTTCTGCCAAAATTTCTGCCTTAACTTAAGATTATCATTCAGGTGAAAAGCTTTTATGTCTGATTTGTATACTTTTCGCAAATCGTTGCATGTTGTAGCCTTTTTATTTTACGAAAACGTTTGAAATCTATACTTTTGCAGCAGTCAAACAACAACTACACTTCATGAACAACAACGTTTTATACGAAAAAGAGCTGTCTTTCCAGGCCGACAGGCGCCGCGCGGCAGTTGAGTTTATCAAGATCGTAAGCGATCTATGGTATGAAAAATCTATCGAAATGGTACTCTTCCGTAACCAGCTGATAGACCGCAATGTTAGTGACATTATGAACCTGCATGAATATGCCGGCGAATTTGTACAGAAGCCTATCAATGTTTTTGACTCCGTTGAGATTGCGAGGGCAATTGAAAGCCTTGACTTACCGCCTTCACGTATAGATATTGGCCGCCTTACTTATGAGTATCACCTTGAAGATGACAAGTATAACGATGCTAAAGCATTTGTAATTGATAAGCTTAAAGGCGCAAAAGCAAGCAAAAACATACAGCCTAAAGATGTTGTGCTTTATGGTTTTGGGCGTATAGGAAGGCTTCTTGCCCGCGAAATGATGAGCAAGATAGGCAAAGGCACACAGCTGCGCCTAAGAGCTATTGTAGTTCGTGATAAGAGTGATGCCACATTACTTGAAAAACGTGCTTCACTTCTGCGTTATGACTCTATACATGGTGATTTCCAGGGCAGCGTTGTTGCCGACCCGGAGAATAATGCGCTTATTGTAAATGGCACTACGGTACATATAATCACTGCCAGTCAGCCTGAAGATATTGACTATACAAAATATGGTATTGAAAATGCCCTGCTTATAGATAATACAGGCGCTTTCACAACTGAAGAAGCACTGAAACGCCACCTTACTTCTAAAGGTGTGGAGAAGGTGCTGCTTACTGCTCCCGGTAAAGGTGTGCCGAATATTGTTTACGGTGTTAACCACGAAGAACACAATCCTGAGAAAG
This genomic interval carries:
- a CDS encoding TonB-dependent siderophore receptor gives rise to the protein MAVRLNAAQHTENSYQDAGFRKSLFIAPSLTYQATDKLSFFINTEFFDGRSTNPTMLFLDRGIELRVNDINEFGYDHKRSYTGNDLYIDNNTFNLQAQMNYQISPEWTSQTVVSKTSTKSDGYYSYLYEVSQFTTVTEGVVFGRYMSKQNSETYGTDIQQNFIGDFRIGNFRNRVVVGFDYFNRNVVNNSSPYVPNGYVYVGRNLSQFTDFITGQGITQAGQYGDDTGILTQAGTDALLADGQIAPLKTKEEIFSAYAQDVFNIFDNLSVMASLRIDRFSNKGNVVTDRDDFLQTALSPKFGIIFQPVLDKVAVFANYMNGFVNVAPGEDRNAAGAVTPRTFKPEQANQFEIGTKLDLFSNRLTATLSYYNIEVSDMVYQLYNGPVEVSNMQDGKQRSKGFEASIIAVPLNGWSILAGYSYNDSKLSMGDPSFVGFRPESSGPRNLLNFWTSYKFSQGALNGFGLGFGGNYASENKIFNRNVGSFTLPEYAVFNASAFYTINDFTLTLKLDNIGNVEYYKGWSTINPQRLRAFAASLSYNF
- a CDS encoding PepSY domain-containing protein, with the translated sequence MVKDKKKKKSKYWISKIHLWLGLTSGLIVLMLSITGCIYAFSQEIITWQRHDAIYVPHVKEKKLPVSEIWNKMHAAVGDTIDLGDAHVYKDPARSVEFHCYKVNENTESIWYFDKIDYYYHIYVDPYTGKILGIYNEEKDFFNIVKMLHWSLLLTDDIGQPIVGYATLIFVVMLITGIILWWPKNKASRKQRFRFIWKDSTKWRRKNYDIHNIFGFYISFIAIIVAFTGMVWAFTWFKAIVYVAGAQSTTPPVEVIKKSEAPKGDTDVALEKAYAYTVKNFNDAAGLSIGKPADPKAAIDVYVQQYPGLYYVYHHLQFDQYSGKLLHTEHHKERNFGEKLIMANYDVHVGAILGIPGKIIAFIASFICGMLPVTGFIIWWGRKNKKEKKNKLKKGLSQK
- a CDS encoding T9SS type A sorting domain-containing protein produces the protein MNTLYNNKLLYILLVVIQIANAQIDYQENFSNGAVGWTGSGFETTSVADCSGNGAIRARVNKSISQNKTITAVSAPLGVSDGSNALLQYNIRLLAYDAAVPQYALPNTDFGRITLETGVSANGPWAIIDRIDISNYTPTADCIHRTANVQVPEGQQLFLRFSAVPGTAFNTDYYVYVDEISAVQGVLAETLSGNTLASAYINPGDNYLHLEFNAPVDEWAIFNMQGQQVTVRDIDGNGTRLDISGLAYGNYMIKLRAADRIETLNIMKQ
- a CDS encoding glyceraldehyde-3-phosphate dehydrogenase, which gives rise to MNNNVLYEKELSFQADRRRAAVEFIKIVSDLWYEKSIEMVLFRNQLIDRNVSDIMNLHEYAGEFVQKPINVFDSVEIARAIESLDLPPSRIDIGRLTYEYHLEDDKYNDAKAFVIDKLKGAKASKNIQPKDVVLYGFGRIGRLLAREMMSKIGKGTQLRLRAIVVRDKSDATLLEKRASLLRYDSIHGDFQGSVVADPENNALIVNGTTVHIITASQPEDIDYTKYGIENALLIDNTGAFTTEEALKRHLTSKGVEKVLLTAPGKGVPNIVYGVNHEEHNPEKVDIYSAASCTTNAITPILKAVEDTLGVVKGHLETIHAYTNDQNLVDNMHKKYRRGRAAGLNMVITETGAGSAVAKALPSLAGKLTSNAIRVPVPNGSLVVLNLEVEKPTSVEEINEIMKRYALEGELVEQIKYSMNNELVSSDIVGTAQPSIYDSNATIVSSDGKNIVLYVWYDNEYGYSHQVIRLAKYIAKVRRFTYY